In Agromyces sp. SYSU T00194, a genomic segment contains:
- a CDS encoding nSTAND1 domain-containing NTPase, producing the protein MAIDVIGPMRTDGAALRPRERLVLAALVVRLGESLRVDEIAEAIWPDGERPSTWVKQVQADIGRVRRAIGASRIRTSGSGYALDVDPDEVDAVRFERLVDAARTHRESGDPERAIEGYRRALALWRGAPFQDVADWPDGTVAAARLERIRQEAEEGLGRARLDAGETSSVVPDLERLVAGAPLREAPRALLATALYRSGRQADALALLRATRRTLLDELGIEPGRELAELEQAVLRQEHALDGSQDAQTVRGDCPYRGLHAYDADDADDFRGREPEIATIVDRLDADAVVTVTGPSGSGKSSIVRAGVVPALRRRGRTVAVLEPGPGFERELRSAVEARRPQVVVVDQLEELAAGPTTPVPEPIGELLARQAFRGGVIVTVRSDYLDVVAADARLGPALTRSVLVVTPLGPDALRRAIEEPALRSGLRLEQGLVELVLRDADGAPGVLPHLSYALAETWRRREGRTLTVDGYLDAGGIPGAIAQAAERAYDALDGPERRVCHAMMLRLLAPSSDGTPIRRRIDLHALREDAEWSGAVDALADSRLVSVEGDTVVVAHESLARAWPRLAAWLADGRDDLRVMAAVSAGADEWDAAGRSDDDLLHGARLEAASEWRERTGPDLTARERAFLDRSGTRARDERAALRADSLRRARQNRRLRLAVAAIGVLLVGAIGAAGLAAGNARRAETNAGLAEDALEDARVEAIANTARALRDSDRDLAALLAAVAFRRWPDDPRTRSALLATLSAPEGLVQSASLPEAGTLLGAAVVPGTDRLVVAGVGRDVEVRDLETGAHLESSPAFTYALPDVIARPVVRVSADGRIAAIATLSDVTADGVAIDPGWSQPGISAALDVVDLETGSLLTEHLNTESWITDLAVGPDGTRVAWVDRATGDVVVRDTAGDEVRRVPGLVAAGASDPEHRGTLGFADATTLVVAGAGGAVTWIDEPTGAVLHRTTLAAASGELRVLPIGNGRALVTGARGVAALAPDGTVDWQQPATRAACDPIAAAPARARYFCGSPGGAITEFDLADGTPTGRSVDAQVGAVRDLWWSDAAGEVRFLTLGESRVGRWHVDGAGGAADLVARGQELVAGFAPGGEHLIVGRGTADGAIHDLAVWDPIADAKVLSLPTDVVEAVWAGDGLLRMRAADGAWRLMDVADREERPVFGTASTLFAPVHDDVQYQLDPTTRTVWARDLATWERTGHGITVEGMPSRVTDTADGRTVLVSSTLTSVPGSETESAVRTFDVISLVDRASGEVLDRRIGFGPAAVISGPDEVIAAGPGSLTRLDFDLEAVGTLPAPRGRPDEMTLTDDGAMLLVTTEGRSGTLYDLADGTVVGDHLRAADGGGAPFALHHSGAWLFMAADDGIARWSLAADDWYAAVCSIPGRILQPAEWETHLGYLGEYVDPCTGWTLPFEKEQH; encoded by the coding sequence GTGGCCATCGACGTGATCGGCCCCATGCGGACGGACGGTGCAGCGCTCCGCCCCCGCGAACGCCTCGTGCTCGCGGCGCTCGTGGTCCGGCTGGGCGAGTCGCTCCGGGTCGACGAGATCGCCGAGGCGATCTGGCCGGACGGCGAACGCCCGTCCACGTGGGTCAAGCAGGTGCAGGCGGACATCGGACGCGTGCGCCGGGCGATCGGTGCGTCCCGCATCCGCACGAGCGGGTCGGGGTACGCGCTCGACGTCGACCCGGACGAGGTCGACGCGGTGCGGTTCGAGCGCCTCGTCGACGCCGCACGCACGCATCGCGAGTCGGGCGACCCGGAACGCGCGATCGAGGGGTACCGGCGCGCCCTCGCGCTCTGGCGCGGTGCGCCGTTCCAAGACGTCGCCGACTGGCCCGACGGCACCGTGGCCGCCGCCCGCCTGGAGCGCATCCGCCAGGAGGCCGAAGAAGGCCTCGGGCGCGCACGCCTCGACGCCGGCGAGACGTCGAGCGTGGTTCCCGACCTCGAACGACTCGTCGCCGGCGCGCCGCTGCGGGAGGCCCCGCGAGCGCTGCTCGCCACCGCGCTCTACCGCTCGGGCCGGCAGGCCGACGCGCTCGCGCTGCTGCGCGCGACGCGACGCACGCTGCTCGACGAGCTCGGCATCGAGCCCGGACGCGAGCTGGCGGAGCTCGAGCAGGCCGTGCTGCGGCAGGAGCACGCGCTCGACGGCTCGCAGGACGCGCAGACCGTGCGCGGCGACTGCCCGTACCGCGGCCTCCACGCCTACGACGCGGACGACGCGGACGACTTCCGCGGGCGCGAGCCGGAGATCGCGACCATCGTCGACCGCCTGGACGCCGACGCGGTCGTCACCGTCACCGGACCGTCGGGCTCCGGCAAGTCGTCCATCGTGCGCGCCGGCGTCGTGCCGGCGCTCCGCCGTCGCGGGCGCACGGTCGCGGTGCTCGAACCCGGGCCCGGCTTCGAGCGGGAGCTTCGCTCCGCGGTCGAGGCGCGACGGCCGCAGGTCGTCGTCGTCGACCAGCTCGAGGAGCTCGCCGCCGGGCCCACGACGCCGGTGCCGGAACCGATCGGCGAGCTCCTCGCGCGGCAGGCGTTCCGCGGCGGCGTCATCGTGACCGTGCGATCCGACTACCTCGACGTCGTCGCGGCCGACGCACGGCTCGGCCCCGCGCTCACCAGGTCGGTGCTCGTGGTGACCCCGCTCGGCCCCGACGCGCTCCGACGCGCGATCGAGGAGCCCGCCCTGCGCTCCGGCCTCCGCCTCGAGCAGGGGCTCGTCGAACTCGTCCTGCGCGACGCCGACGGCGCCCCGGGCGTGCTCCCCCACCTCTCCTACGCGCTCGCCGAGACCTGGCGCCGCCGCGAGGGACGCACCCTGACGGTCGACGGGTACCTCGACGCGGGCGGCATCCCCGGTGCGATCGCCCAGGCCGCCGAGCGTGCGTACGACGCCCTCGACGGGCCCGAGCGCCGGGTCTGCCACGCGATGATGCTCCGCCTGCTCGCACCGAGTTCCGACGGCACGCCCATCCGTCGTCGCATCGACCTGCACGCGCTGCGGGAGGACGCCGAGTGGTCCGGCGCGGTGGACGCCCTCGCCGACTCGCGCCTGGTCAGCGTCGAGGGCGACACCGTGGTCGTCGCCCACGAGTCGCTCGCCCGCGCGTGGCCGCGGCTGGCGGCCTGGCTGGCGGACGGGCGGGACGACCTCCGCGTGATGGCCGCGGTCAGCGCGGGAGCCGACGAGTGGGACGCCGCCGGTCGCAGCGACGACGACCTGCTGCACGGGGCCCGGCTCGAGGCGGCGTCCGAGTGGCGCGAGCGCACCGGGCCCGACCTCACCGCCCGGGAGCGGGCGTTCCTCGACCGTTCGGGCACCCGGGCGCGCGACGAGCGCGCCGCCCTGCGGGCCGACTCCCTCCGCCGGGCGCGGCAGAACCGTCGGCTGCGGCTCGCCGTGGCCGCCATCGGGGTGCTGCTGGTCGGTGCGATCGGCGCCGCCGGGCTCGCGGCCGGCAACGCCCGGCGGGCCGAGACGAACGCGGGCCTCGCCGAGGACGCACTCGAGGACGCCCGCGTCGAGGCGATCGCGAACACCGCCCGCGCGCTTCGCGACTCGGACCGCGACCTGGCCGCACTGCTCGCCGCGGTCGCGTTCCGACGTTGGCCGGATGATCCGCGGACGCGCTCGGCACTGCTCGCCACGCTCTCGGCGCCGGAGGGCCTCGTGCAGTCCGCGAGCCTGCCTGAGGCCGGCACCCTGCTGGGGGCGGCGGTCGTGCCCGGCACCGACCGGCTCGTCGTCGCGGGCGTCGGGCGCGACGTGGAGGTGCGCGACCTCGAGACGGGCGCACACCTCGAGTCGAGTCCGGCGTTCACGTACGCGCTGCCCGACGTGATCGCCCGCCCCGTCGTGCGCGTGAGCGCCGACGGCCGCATCGCCGCGATCGCGACGCTGAGCGATGTGACCGCCGACGGCGTCGCAATCGACCCCGGGTGGTCGCAGCCCGGCATCAGCGCCGCGCTCGACGTCGTCGACCTCGAGACGGGCTCGCTGCTGACCGAGCACCTCAACACCGAGTCGTGGATCACCGACCTCGCGGTCGGACCCGACGGGACCCGGGTCGCCTGGGTCGATCGCGCAACCGGCGACGTCGTCGTGCGCGACACGGCCGGCGACGAGGTGCGTCGGGTGCCGGGACTCGTCGCGGCCGGGGCATCCGACCCCGAGCATCGCGGGACGCTCGGCTTCGCCGACGCCACCACCCTGGTCGTGGCCGGCGCCGGCGGCGCCGTGACCTGGATCGACGAGCCGACGGGGGCGGTGCTGCATCGAACGACGCTCGCCGCGGCCTCCGGTGAGCTGCGCGTGCTCCCGATCGGGAACGGCCGCGCACTGGTCACCGGCGCACGCGGCGTCGCGGCGCTCGCCCCCGACGGCACCGTCGACTGGCAGCAGCCCGCGACACGCGCCGCGTGTGACCCGATCGCGGCCGCACCGGCGCGCGCCAGGTACTTCTGCGGCAGCCCGGGGGGCGCCATCACCGAGTTCGACCTCGCCGACGGCACGCCGACCGGTCGCAGCGTCGACGCGCAGGTCGGCGCCGTCCGCGACCTCTGGTGGTCGGATGCCGCCGGCGAGGTGCGGTTCCTCACCCTCGGCGAGTCGCGCGTCGGGCGCTGGCACGTCGACGGCGCCGGCGGGGCGGCGGACCTCGTCGCACGCGGTCAGGAGCTGGTCGCGGGGTTCGCGCCCGGAGGCGAGCACCTCATCGTCGGCCGGGGAACCGCCGACGGCGCGATCCACGACCTCGCCGTCTGGGACCCGATCGCCGATGCGAAGGTGCTCAGCCTGCCCACAGACGTCGTCGAAGCCGTCTGGGCGGGCGACGGCCTCCTCCGCATGCGTGCGGCCGACGGCGCCTGGCGCCTGATGGACGTCGCCGATCGCGAGGAGCGACCGGTCTTCGGGACCGCGTCGACGCTGTTCGCACCGGTCCACGACGACGTGCAGTATCAGCTCGACCCGACCACGCGCACGGTCTGGGCACGCGATCTCGCCACCTGGGAGCGCACCGGCCACGGCATCACGGTGGAGGGCATGCCGTCACGCGTGACCGACACCGCCGACGGGAGGACGGTGCTCGTGTCGTCCACCCTCACCTCGGTGCCGGGCTCCGAGACGGAGTCGGCCGTGCGCACGTTCGACGTCATCTCGCTGGTCGACCGCGCGTCGGGCGAGGTGCTCGACCGGCGCATCGGCTTCGGGCCGGCCGCGGTGATCTCCGGGCCGGACGAGGTCATCGCCGCCGGCCCCGGGAGCCTGACCCGGCTCGACTTCGACCTGGAGGCCGTCGGCACCCTGCCCGCGCCACGCGGCCGTCCCGACGAGATGACCCTGACCGACGACGGCGCGATGCTCCTCGTCACCACGGAGGGACGCTCCGGCACGCTGTACGACCTCGCCGACGGCACCGTCGTCGGCGACCACCTGCGTGCCGCCGACGGCGGTGGCGCGCCGTTCGCCCTGCACCACTCCGGTGCGTGGCTGTTCATGGCGGCGGACGACGGCATCGCGCGCTGGAGCCTCGCCGCCGACGACTGGTACGCGGCGGTGTGCTCGATCCCCGGTCGCATCCTCCAGCCGGCCGAGTGGGAGACGCACCTCGGCTACCTGGGCGAGTACGTCGACCCCTGCACCGGCTGGACGCTGCCGTTCGAGAAGGAGCAGCACTGA
- a CDS encoding nSTAND1 domain-containing NTPase, with the protein MSMRILGPMDTGGPSLSPRERTILTALIVRRDAAVSPDELAEACWGDEPPATWAQQVRNAVAKIRSKLGAEAVRTVGVDYRLGLDADALDAVQFEQAVAQARRQALQGAHDRAAAGFEKALALWRGAPLTDAADWPPAAIEAARLVEVRRSAEEELLDARLAAGERGAVIADAERLVREEPLREHRWAILALANYRADRQAEAMAVIRGARERLSNDLGIDPSRSLVDLETAMLRQDPELEAPAVALAEREVSDACPYRGLAAYGDDDRAWFFGRDTDIEEVLARCGRQSVVTVVGPSGSGKSSLVRAGVVPRLRDQSREVVIVTPGATGAEQLRAAFSGPAAVVCIDQAEEFRMLPDDELRDIGARSAAWVEHGGCLVLALRSDFLDGATAIPSLGSLIGRGLYALPPLGPDGLREAITRPAEAAGLELESGLVEVILRDAGDRPGILPPLSHALVATWTRREGATLTVDGYETSGGIAGAIAQSAEQVFQGLSPARQDVCRSLMMRLVERTPEGMTVRRRVPLATLSTNPQRRAVVEGLVHARLVTIDGDAAIIAHEAVGTTWPRLDGWLTEDAANARILRQIEVAAAAWDTAGRPADDLLRGARLHGATEWRDAANPDLTPVEAAYVDASIERNEAELRELEARSVRDRTRNRWLRSALAAAAVLLLVAVVSGGIAVVRGSEASAAAEDATIEALAATSLAIRGSDRDVAALLAVELQRRWPEDARARSALLGNLTGGDGLIARHWIGEGTRAFGAGVPGTRTALIVEDELTDAATAEGPTEPASVRVIDLDTGETLREFDVELPPVNFYFERDVFVSGDGSTALIQTGEMRRPNEESCCKNHFVVIDLATGTQPFPTVTYDDRTGQIPVLTEDGSRAYFNHPITGDPGWIDLATGEITQLVEHDPDEFEAAVLRTNGVALVGDRLYTTGEAGIGIYDAETLEPIGMLGDVPSGYADLTLVPDGDGGLIASGDEGVVKVDLGTGEELWRRQASEMRCVNAAVVPDDLLVCINGVGLVRAFDLATGLPTGAELDTLSDWNRGVDVVGDGGEIVTFTSRSPAAALVWRVDGRPSITRPIAEDRIVIGGFGMDDTMLITAPAPPPLVETVDDMQLWDIAADEGVGAQVFEMTWVTDATIAVSETGIGDPVLQDVGSDETREIDMPDSAGGGWWIPAERGGPHVFAVTQGGMMVIDPETGATGPLIETEVNPLIDAMDHAELGDSGRMTLTWWDESLGRSFTSVYDIATGEELARGLEDDVDVVGLPNGDALSASASRLNRSTGDLEPLHSLPKSGVAPLHMEVSADGRTLLSSGWDQSITLYDLDDARRLGDEIQMPGAPNVWWPSGFISQDGTTLATNAAEGVLLWDIGADAMRDAACRMVGRDLTELEWSTYFGDEPYVATCTGTGPAVEASD; encoded by the coding sequence ATGAGCATGCGCATTCTGGGACCGATGGACACCGGCGGGCCATCGCTGAGCCCGCGGGAACGCACCATCCTGACCGCGCTCATCGTGCGGCGCGATGCGGCGGTCTCCCCCGACGAGCTCGCCGAGGCGTGCTGGGGCGACGAACCGCCTGCCACCTGGGCGCAGCAGGTGCGGAACGCGGTCGCGAAGATCCGGTCGAAGCTCGGCGCGGAGGCGGTGCGCACGGTCGGCGTCGACTACCGGCTCGGCCTGGACGCGGACGCGCTCGACGCGGTGCAGTTCGAGCAGGCGGTCGCGCAGGCGCGGCGTCAGGCGCTCCAGGGCGCGCATGACCGTGCCGCTGCCGGGTTCGAGAAGGCACTCGCGCTCTGGCGGGGAGCCCCGTTGACGGATGCAGCCGACTGGCCGCCCGCCGCGATCGAGGCCGCCCGCCTGGTCGAGGTGCGCCGGAGCGCCGAGGAGGAGCTGCTCGACGCCAGGCTCGCCGCCGGCGAGCGCGGCGCCGTGATCGCCGACGCCGAGCGTCTCGTGCGCGAGGAGCCGCTGCGCGAGCACCGCTGGGCGATCCTCGCGCTCGCGAACTATCGCGCCGACCGGCAGGCGGAGGCGATGGCGGTCATCCGCGGCGCACGCGAACGGCTGTCGAACGACCTGGGCATCGACCCGAGCCGCAGCCTCGTCGACCTCGAGACCGCGATGCTGCGCCAGGACCCGGAGCTCGAGGCGCCGGCGGTCGCGCTCGCCGAGCGGGAGGTCTCCGACGCATGCCCCTACCGAGGGCTCGCGGCGTACGGCGACGACGACCGCGCGTGGTTCTTCGGCCGCGACACCGACATCGAGGAGGTGCTCGCGCGCTGCGGCCGCCAATCGGTGGTGACGGTCGTGGGGCCGAGCGGTTCGGGCAAGTCTTCCCTCGTCCGCGCCGGCGTCGTGCCGCGCCTGCGCGACCAGAGCCGCGAGGTCGTGATCGTGACGCCGGGCGCCACCGGCGCCGAGCAGCTGCGGGCGGCGTTCTCGGGCCCGGCGGCGGTCGTCTGCATCGACCAGGCCGAGGAGTTCCGGATGCTGCCGGACGACGAGCTCCGCGACATCGGCGCGCGGTCCGCGGCATGGGTCGAGCACGGCGGATGCCTCGTGCTGGCGCTCCGCTCCGACTTCCTCGACGGCGCGACCGCCATCCCGTCGCTCGGGTCGCTCATCGGGCGCGGGCTCTACGCCCTTCCACCGCTCGGGCCGGACGGCCTGCGCGAGGCGATCACACGACCCGCCGAGGCCGCGGGGCTCGAGCTCGAGTCCGGGCTGGTCGAAGTCATCCTCCGCGACGCCGGAGACCGACCGGGCATCCTCCCTCCGCTCTCGCACGCGCTGGTCGCCACCTGGACCAGACGCGAGGGCGCGACGCTCACGGTCGACGGCTACGAGACGTCGGGCGGCATCGCCGGCGCGATCGCGCAGTCGGCGGAGCAGGTGTTCCAGGGGCTCTCCCCCGCCCGACAGGACGTGTGCCGATCGCTCATGATGCGCCTGGTCGAGCGCACCCCGGAGGGGATGACGGTGCGCCGGCGGGTGCCGCTGGCCACGCTCAGCACGAACCCGCAGCGCCGCGCCGTCGTCGAGGGGCTCGTGCACGCGCGCCTGGTGACGATCGACGGCGACGCCGCGATCATCGCGCACGAGGCGGTGGGGACGACGTGGCCGCGCCTCGACGGCTGGCTGACCGAGGACGCCGCGAACGCACGCATCCTCCGGCAGATCGAAGTCGCCGCAGCGGCGTGGGACACCGCGGGGCGGCCCGCCGACGACCTGCTGCGCGGCGCCCGCCTGCACGGCGCGACCGAGTGGCGCGACGCCGCGAACCCCGACCTCACCCCGGTGGAGGCGGCGTACGTCGATGCGTCGATCGAGCGGAACGAGGCGGAACTCCGCGAGCTCGAGGCGCGATCGGTGCGCGACCGCACGCGCAACCGCTGGCTGCGCAGCGCGCTCGCCGCAGCCGCGGTGCTGCTGCTCGTCGCCGTGGTCTCCGGTGGCATCGCGGTCGTGCGCGGCTCCGAGGCATCCGCCGCCGCCGAGGACGCGACCATCGAGGCGCTCGCCGCCACCTCGCTCGCGATCCGCGGCAGCGATCGCGACGTCGCCGCGCTGCTCGCCGTCGAGCTGCAGCGACGCTGGCCCGAGGACGCACGAGCACGATCGGCCCTGCTCGGCAACCTGACCGGCGGCGACGGCCTGATCGCTCGCCACTGGATCGGCGAGGGGACGCGCGCATTCGGCGCCGGCGTGCCGGGCACGCGCACCGCCCTCATCGTGGAGGACGAGCTGACCGACGCGGCGACGGCGGAGGGTCCGACCGAGCCCGCGTCGGTGCGCGTGATCGACCTCGACACCGGCGAGACGCTTCGCGAGTTCGACGTGGAGCTGCCACCCGTGAACTTCTACTTCGAGCGGGACGTGTTCGTGAGCGGCGACGGGTCCACGGCACTCATCCAGACCGGCGAGATGCGGCGGCCGAATGAGGAGAGCTGCTGCAAGAACCACTTCGTCGTCATCGATCTCGCGACCGGGACGCAGCCGTTCCCGACCGTCACCTACGACGACCGCACCGGGCAGATCCCCGTGCTCACGGAGGACGGCTCGCGCGCGTACTTCAACCACCCGATCACCGGCGACCCGGGCTGGATCGACTTGGCGACCGGGGAGATCACCCAGCTGGTCGAGCACGACCCCGACGAGTTCGAGGCCGCCGTCCTCCGCACGAACGGCGTCGCGCTGGTCGGCGATCGGCTCTACACCACGGGAGAGGCAGGTATCGGCATCTACGACGCGGAGACGCTCGAACCGATCGGCATGCTCGGGGACGTGCCGAGCGGATACGCCGATCTCACCCTCGTTCCCGACGGCGACGGCGGACTCATCGCAAGCGGCGACGAGGGGGTCGTGAAGGTCGACCTCGGGACCGGCGAGGAGCTCTGGCGACGCCAGGCGAGCGAGATGCGCTGCGTGAACGCTGCGGTCGTCCCGGACGACCTGCTCGTCTGCATCAACGGCGTTGGACTCGTGCGGGCGTTCGACCTCGCGACCGGCCTGCCGACCGGCGCGGAGTTGGACACGCTCTCCGACTGGAACCGCGGCGTCGACGTCGTGGGCGACGGGGGCGAGATCGTGACGTTCACCTCCCGGTCCCCGGCCGCCGCCCTCGTCTGGCGGGTCGACGGCCGGCCATCGATCACGCGGCCGATCGCGGAGGACCGGATCGTGATCGGCGGGTTCGGCATGGACGACACGATGCTGATCACCGCGCCCGCTCCCCCGCCGCTCGTGGAGACCGTGGACGACATGCAGCTGTGGGACATCGCCGCCGACGAGGGGGTCGGGGCGCAGGTGTTCGAGATGACCTGGGTCACCGATGCAACCATCGCCGTGTCCGAGACGGGCATCGGCGACCCCGTGCTGCAGGACGTCGGCTCCGACGAGACCCGTGAGATCGACATGCCCGACTCGGCCGGCGGAGGATGGTGGATCCCGGCGGAGCGCGGCGGACCGCACGTCTTCGCGGTCACGCAGGGAGGCATGATGGTGATCGACCCGGAGACGGGTGCGACGGGACCGCTCATCGAGACCGAGGTCAATCCACTCATCGATGCGATGGACCACGCCGAACTCGGCGACAGCGGTCGCATGACGCTCACGTGGTGGGACGAGTCGCTGGGCCGATCCTTCACCTCGGTCTACGACATCGCGACCGGCGAGGAACTCGCGCGCGGCCTGGAGGACGACGTCGACGTGGTCGGGCTGCCGAACGGCGACGCGCTGAGCGCGAGCGCGTCACGGCTGAACCGCAGCACGGGTGACCTCGAGCCGCTGCACTCCCTGCCGAAGTCGGGTGTCGCACCGCTCCACATGGAGGTCAGTGCCGACGGCCGCACGCTGCTCTCCTCGGGGTGGGACCAGTCGATCACGCTCTACGACCTCGACGATGCGCGCCGACTCGGCGACGAGATCCAGATGCCCGGCGCCCCGAACGTCTGGTGGCCGTCGGGCTTCATCAGCCAGGACGGCACGACGCTCGCCACGAACGCCGCCGAGGGCGTCCTCCTCTGGGACATCGGGGCCGACGCCATGCGCGACGCCGCCTGCCGCATGGTCGGCCGCGACCTCACCGAGCTCGAGTGGTCGACCTACTTCGGCGACGAGCCGTACGTCGCGACCTGCACCGGCACGGGCCCGGCGGTCGAGGCATCCGACTGA
- the ilvN gene encoding acetolactate synthase small subunit, translating to MSHVLSLLVEDKPGLLTRVAGLFARRGFNIESLAVGHSEIEGLSRITVVVDVEDLPLEQVTKQLNKLVNVIKIVELDPTQSVHREHLLIKVRVDNTTRSQVLEAVNLFRARVVDVATDALVIEVTGDSGKTNAFLRVLEPYGIKEIAQSGLLAIGRGSKSITDRVFKN from the coding sequence ATGTCTCACGTGCTCTCCCTCCTCGTCGAGGACAAGCCCGGCCTGCTGACCCGCGTCGCGGGCCTGTTCGCCCGCCGCGGGTTCAACATCGAGTCGCTCGCGGTCGGCCACTCCGAGATCGAGGGGCTCTCGCGCATCACCGTCGTGGTGGACGTCGAGGACCTCCCGCTCGAGCAGGTCACCAAGCAGCTCAACAAGCTGGTGAACGTGATCAAGATCGTCGAGCTCGACCCGACGCAGTCGGTGCACCGCGAGCACCTGCTGATCAAGGTGCGCGTCGACAACACCACCCGGTCGCAGGTGCTCGAGGCCGTGAACCTGTTCCGGGCGCGCGTGGTCGACGTGGCCACCGACGCGCTCGTCATCGAGGTGACCGGCGACTCGGGCAAGACGAACGCGTTCCTGCGCGTGCTCGAGCCGTACGGCATCAAGGAGATCGCCCAGTCGGGCCTGCTCGCCATCGGGCGCGGCTCGAAGTCGATCACCGATCGCGTCTTCAAGAACTAG
- the ilvC gene encoding ketol-acid reductoisomerase: MAEIYYDKDADLSLIQAKKVAVIGYGSQGHAHAQNLRDSGVEVVIGLKEGSKSAPKAQEAGFEVLSVADAAASADVIVILAPDQFQRHIYAESVKDNLKQGDTLVFGHGFNVRFGYIEAPEGVDVILVAPKAPGHTVRREFVAGRGIPDIIAVEQDASGTAWDLAKSYAKAIGGTRAGVIKTTFTEETETDLFGEQSVLCGGVSQLVQYGFETLTEAGYQPEIAYFEVLHELKLIVDLMWEGGISKQRWSVSDTAEYGDYVSGPRVIDPHVKENMQAVLADIQSGAFAKRFIDDQDNGGTEFLELRAKGEGHPIETTGRELRKLFSWTQVDEDDYVDGEVAR; this comes from the coding sequence ATGGCTGAGATCTACTACGACAAGGACGCCGACCTCTCGCTCATCCAGGCCAAGAAGGTCGCCGTCATCGGCTACGGCTCGCAGGGCCACGCGCACGCGCAGAACCTCCGCGACTCCGGTGTCGAGGTCGTCATCGGGCTCAAGGAGGGCTCGAAGTCGGCCCCGAAGGCACAGGAGGCGGGCTTCGAGGTGCTGAGCGTGGCGGATGCCGCCGCGAGCGCCGACGTGATCGTCATCCTCGCGCCCGACCAGTTCCAGCGCCACATCTACGCCGAGTCGGTCAAGGACAACCTGAAGCAGGGCGACACCCTCGTCTTCGGCCACGGCTTCAACGTGCGCTTCGGCTACATCGAGGCCCCCGAGGGGGTCGACGTGATCCTCGTCGCCCCGAAGGCCCCCGGCCACACCGTGCGCCGCGAGTTCGTCGCCGGCCGCGGCATCCCCGACATCATCGCCGTCGAGCAGGACGCGTCGGGCACCGCCTGGGACCTCGCCAAGTCGTACGCGAAGGCCATCGGCGGCACCCGCGCGGGCGTCATCAAGACGACCTTCACCGAGGAGACCGAGACCGACCTGTTCGGCGAGCAGTCCGTGCTCTGCGGCGGCGTCTCGCAGCTCGTGCAGTACGGCTTCGAGACCCTCACCGAGGCCGGCTACCAGCCGGAGATCGCCTACTTCGAGGTGCTCCACGAGCTGAAGCTCATCGTCGACCTCATGTGGGAGGGCGGCATCTCCAAGCAGCGCTGGAGCGTCTCCGACACCGCCGAGTACGGCGACTACGTCTCGGGCCCGCGCGTCATCGACCCGCACGTCAAGGAGAACATGCAGGCCGTGCTCGCCGACATCCAGTCGGGCGCGTTCGCGAAGCGCTTCATCGACGACCAGGACAACGGCGGCACGGAGTTCCTCGAGCTCCGCGCCAAGGGCGAGGGTCACCCCATCGAGACCACTGGTCGCGAGCTGCGCAAGCTCTTCTCGTGGACCCAGGTCGACGAGGACGACTACGTGGATGGTGAGGTCGCGCGCTAG